One region of Streptomyces davaonensis JCM 4913 genomic DNA includes:
- a CDS encoding dihydrofolate reductase family protein yields the protein MRIVITEFISLDGVVQAPGGPEEDTDGGFAHGGWSHPYFDPEVLGGAFDAGLSNAEALLFGRRTWQTMAGAWPDRAGDPFADRMNSLKKYVVSGTLSDADPTWNNTELIPADGAVDRIRELRATEGGDLAMMGSPTLVRTLIAEGLVDELQLIVMPVLLGGGKSIFPTDGGKRPLELVSTTTAKTGAQVCVFRPVD from the coding sequence ATGCGCATCGTCATCACCGAGTTCATCAGCCTCGACGGCGTCGTCCAGGCGCCCGGCGGTCCCGAGGAGGACACCGACGGCGGTTTCGCGCACGGCGGCTGGTCGCACCCGTACTTCGACCCGGAGGTCCTCGGCGGCGCCTTCGACGCGGGGCTCTCGAACGCCGAGGCGCTGCTCTTCGGGCGCCGCACCTGGCAGACCATGGCCGGGGCGTGGCCGGACCGGGCCGGGGACCCCTTCGCGGACCGGATGAACTCCCTGAAGAAGTACGTCGTCTCCGGCACCCTGTCGGACGCCGATCCGACCTGGAACAACACCGAGTTGATCCCGGCCGACGGCGCGGTCGACCGAATCCGGGAGCTGCGCGCGACCGAGGGCGGCGACCTGGCGATGATGGGCAGCCCCACGCTGGTGCGCACGCTCATCGCGGAGGGCCTGGTCGACGAGCTCCAGCTCATCGTGATGCCGGTGCTCCTCGGCGGCGGCAAGTCGATCTTCCCCACGGACGGCGGCAAGCGTCCGCTGGAGCTGGTCTCCACGACCACGGCCAAGACGGGCGCGCAGGTGTGCGTGTTCCGGCCGGTGGACTAG
- a CDS encoding MFS transporter: MSLARVLVDVRPLRTSPVFRRLLIGRTASILGSFMTVVTVMFQVWDMTHSAVWSGAVGLAQAVPLVVVGLFAGSWVDRGDRRRIFLVATIGQAVCSLLLAVQGFTGNVPVIGILALVAAGSSFSAVGGPAAGVFVPRLLPKDQVAAGLALNQVTAQSMMLIGPALGGLFLGWFGIGVCYLIDALSFGLAFYGAFGLPALPPEGEPSRPGLHGVLDGLRFLGGHRVVRGALITDLAATVLAMPMSLFPLVNEERFGGNPRTLGLFLSAFALGGVTATAFSGRLTRLARPGAVMLCGAGIWGVAVTLFGLTTSAWAGLGLLVVAGAADSVSVLSRTTIVQTRTPDALLGRVTAAELIVGQAGPHLGNVRGGVVAGWTSGATALVTGGLLCVLAVAYVASSTPELRNGTTPE, from the coding sequence ATGAGCCTCGCCCGTGTCCTCGTCGACGTACGGCCCCTGCGCACCTCCCCCGTCTTCCGGCGGCTGCTGATCGGACGTACCGCCTCCATCCTGGGCAGCTTCATGACCGTGGTGACGGTCATGTTCCAGGTGTGGGACATGACGCACAGTGCGGTCTGGAGCGGTGCGGTGGGGCTCGCGCAGGCGGTGCCGCTGGTGGTGGTCGGGCTGTTCGCCGGGTCGTGGGTGGACCGGGGGGACCGGCGGCGGATCTTCCTCGTGGCGACGATCGGCCAGGCGGTCTGCTCCCTGCTGCTGGCGGTGCAGGGCTTCACCGGGAACGTCCCGGTGATCGGGATCCTCGCCCTGGTCGCCGCGGGCTCCTCCTTCAGCGCGGTCGGTGGTCCGGCGGCGGGCGTGTTCGTGCCGCGGCTGCTGCCCAAGGACCAGGTGGCCGCGGGCCTCGCGCTCAACCAGGTCACCGCCCAGTCGATGATGCTGATCGGCCCGGCGCTCGGCGGCCTGTTCCTCGGCTGGTTCGGCATCGGCGTCTGCTACCTGATCGACGCCCTCAGCTTCGGCCTGGCCTTCTACGGCGCCTTCGGCCTGCCCGCGCTGCCGCCGGAGGGCGAGCCGTCGCGCCCCGGACTGCACGGCGTGCTGGACGGACTGCGCTTCCTGGGCGGGCACCGGGTGGTGCGCGGGGCGCTGATCACCGACCTCGCGGCGACCGTGCTGGCGATGCCGATGAGCCTGTTCCCGCTGGTCAACGAGGAGCGCTTCGGCGGCAATCCGCGCACCCTCGGCCTGTTCCTGTCCGCCTTCGCGCTCGGCGGGGTCACCGCCACCGCCTTCTCCGGACGGCTGACCCGGCTGGCCCGCCCCGGCGCGGTCATGCTGTGCGGGGCCGGGATCTGGGGTGTGGCAGTCACCCTGTTCGGGCTGACCACCAGCGCCTGGGCGGGACTTGGGTTGCTGGTGGTGGCGGGCGCGGCGGACTCCGTCTCGGTGCTGTCCCGTACGACGATCGTCCAGACCCGCACCCCGGACGCCCTGCTGGGCCGGGTGACCGCGGCCGAGCTGATCGTCGGCCAGGCCGGACCGCATCTGGGCAATGTGCGCGGCGGTGTGGTGGCCGGCTGGACCTCCGGAGCGACCGCCCTGGTCACGGGCGGCCTGCTGTGCGTCCTGGCGGTGGCCTACGTCGCCTCCAGCACTCCGGAGCTGCGGAACGGCACTACGCCGGAGTGA
- a CDS encoding bifunctional helix-turn-helix transcriptional regulator/GNAT family N-acetyltransferase yields MTVQDIRAFNRFYTNVIGALDYSRHLYAPYTLTESRVLYELAHSPRTDAADLRGELSLDSGYLSRILTKFEQDGLVERTPSEQDPRRRRITLTARGRETATLLAERANESVGNLLSAVPPADRPRLAEAMRTVREILSDGRPPRREDVLLREPGPGDLGWIVQRNASLYAAEFGWNTDYEGLVARIVADFAEDHDPHLERVWIAELDGRPVGCVMCVRDEAPATARLRLLLVDPDARGLGIGDRLISAVVDFARGVGYRDLVLWTNDVLAAARRLYQRHGFVLTAEKPHRSFGKDLNGQDWRLDLTGAPE; encoded by the coding sequence ATGACAGTCCAGGACATCCGCGCCTTCAACCGCTTCTACACGAACGTCATCGGCGCCCTCGACTACAGCCGCCATCTGTACGCCCCGTACACCCTCACCGAGTCCCGGGTGCTCTACGAGCTGGCGCACTCCCCGCGCACCGACGCGGCCGATCTGCGCGGCGAGCTGTCGCTCGACTCGGGGTATCTGAGCCGGATCCTGACCAAGTTCGAGCAGGACGGGCTGGTCGAGCGGACGCCGTCCGAGCAGGATCCGCGGCGGCGCCGGATCACCCTGACCGCACGCGGCCGGGAGACCGCCACGCTGCTGGCCGAGCGGGCGAACGAGTCAGTCGGCAATCTGCTGTCGGCCGTACCGCCCGCCGACCGGCCCCGGCTGGCGGAGGCGATGCGGACCGTCCGCGAGATCCTCTCCGACGGCCGGCCCCCGCGCCGCGAGGACGTGCTGCTGCGCGAACCGGGCCCCGGGGACCTCGGCTGGATCGTGCAGCGCAACGCCTCTCTGTACGCGGCCGAGTTCGGCTGGAACACCGACTACGAGGGTCTTGTCGCGCGGATCGTCGCCGACTTCGCCGAGGACCACGACCCGCATCTGGAGCGGGTGTGGATCGCCGAGCTGGACGGACGCCCGGTCGGCTGTGTGATGTGCGTACGGGACGAGGCGCCCGCCACCGCCCGGCTCCGGCTGCTCCTGGTAGACCCGGACGCGCGCGGCCTCGGCATCGGCGACCGGCTGATCAGCGCCGTGGTGGACTTCGCCCGCGGGGTCGGCTACCGCGACCTGGTCCTGTGGACCAACGACGTCCTGGCCGCCGCCCGCCGCCTCTACCAGCGCCACGGCTTCGTCCTGACCGCCGAGAAACCCCACCGCTCCTTCGGCAAGGACCTGAACGGCCAGGACTGGCGGCTGGATCTGACGGGCGCGCCCGAGTGA
- a CDS encoding LysR family transcriptional regulator: MEPVSETFMVDLRRLAVLRELRRRGSLARTAEALHLTPSAVSQQLAALSRELGVPLTEREGRGVRLTAQARVLLGHADLIAAQLERARADLAAYGEGGRARVTIGCFSSGVLGLLPGALRALSERLPRLRVDVVEAEPPDLFTALDAGRVDVAVAVDFAATPPHTDGRYHRVDLLTDVLDLAVPADHRLVGERRVALRELAAEPWIVGDARSCCGAVARSVCAAAGFTPDIRHAVNDWAALAALVEAGRGVALIPRLVRPLYAHRAIALLPTEGEPPSRNVFAAVRAGSENDPVLAAVREELLSASRTAASPTGPGTPATPRP; this comes from the coding sequence ATGGAACCAGTAAGCGAGACCTTCATGGTCGATCTGCGCCGCCTGGCCGTCCTGCGGGAGCTGCGCCGCCGCGGCAGCCTGGCCCGTACCGCCGAGGCCCTGCATCTGACCCCGTCGGCGGTCTCCCAGCAGCTCGCCGCGCTCTCCCGGGAGCTGGGCGTCCCGCTGACCGAGCGGGAGGGGCGGGGCGTACGGCTCACCGCGCAGGCCCGGGTCCTGCTCGGGCACGCGGATCTGATCGCGGCCCAACTGGAGCGCGCCCGCGCCGACCTGGCCGCGTACGGGGAGGGCGGGCGGGCGCGGGTGACGATCGGCTGCTTCTCCAGTGGCGTCCTCGGGCTCCTGCCCGGGGCGCTGCGCGCACTGTCCGAGCGGTTGCCCCGGCTCCGCGTGGACGTCGTGGAGGCCGAACCCCCGGATCTGTTCACCGCGTTGGACGCGGGTCGGGTCGACGTGGCGGTGGCCGTGGACTTCGCGGCGACGCCCCCGCACACCGACGGCCGCTATCACCGCGTCGACCTGCTCACCGACGTCCTGGACCTCGCCGTACCGGCGGACCACCGACTGGTGGGCGAACGGCGGGTCGCGCTGCGGGAGTTGGCCGCCGAGCCCTGGATCGTCGGGGATGCGCGCAGTTGTTGCGGCGCGGTGGCCCGCTCGGTGTGCGCGGCGGCCGGTTTCACCCCCGACATCCGGCACGCGGTGAACGACTGGGCGGCGCTCGCGGCCCTGGTCGAGGCGGGCCGGGGCGTCGCCCTGATCCCCCGCCTGGTCCGCCCGCTGTACGCGCACCGCGCCATCGCCCTGCTGCCCACCGAGGGCGAGCCGCCGTCCCGGAACGTCTTCGCGGCCGTCCGGGCGGGCTCGGAGAACGACCCGGTGCTGGCCGCCGTACGGGAGGAGTTGCTCAGTGCGTCCCGGACAGCCGCTTCTCCAACCGGGCCCGGCACTCCGGCCACTCCTCGGCCGTGA
- a CDS encoding sporulation protein, with amino-acid sequence MAFRTFLSALGINAPQVETVLDRVEVRPGEELTATVTLRGGGADVLVERLKLDVVGRFEDNEASETGWDNPGIILSWTEEGPFALAAGKELVKDVVFQLPWEMPLTHMLGGRRLKGARVAVRTELAIDNSVDRGDFDEFSVHALAPQDVVLQAFADLGFRFDEAEMKRGTPGSSVASQVNFWQEIEMWFPAEYGSAIGQVEIAFNAREDSMDLLTGGNGRLTFSYDDLAPERVRTVLDGHYRERFLPNS; translated from the coding sequence ATGGCGTTCCGTACGTTTCTCAGTGCGCTCGGGATCAACGCACCGCAGGTGGAGACGGTGCTGGACCGGGTCGAGGTGCGGCCGGGCGAGGAGCTGACCGCGACCGTCACGCTGCGCGGGGGTGGCGCTGATGTGCTGGTCGAGCGGCTGAAGCTGGATGTCGTCGGGCGGTTCGAGGACAACGAGGCCAGTGAGACCGGGTGGGACAACCCGGGGATCATCCTGTCCTGGACCGAGGAGGGACCGTTCGCGCTCGCCGCGGGCAAGGAGCTGGTCAAGGACGTCGTGTTCCAGCTGCCCTGGGAGATGCCGCTGACCCATATGCTCGGCGGGCGGCGGCTCAAGGGCGCCCGGGTGGCCGTGCGAACGGAACTGGCCATCGACAACTCCGTGGACCGCGGCGACTTCGACGAGTTCTCCGTGCACGCCCTCGCGCCGCAGGACGTCGTCCTCCAGGCCTTCGCCGACCTCGGGTTCCGCTTCGACGAGGCCGAGATGAAGCGCGGCACGCCCGGCTCGTCGGTCGCCTCGCAGGTGAACTTCTGGCAGGAGATCGAGATGTGGTTCCCCGCCGAGTACGGCTCGGCCATCGGCCAGGTCGAGATCGCCTTCAACGCCCGCGAGGACTCCATGGACCTGCTGACCGGCGGCAACGGCCGGCTCACCTTCTCCTACGACGACCTCGCCCCGGAGCGCGTCAGGACGGTGCTGGACGGCCACTACCGGGAGCGGTTCCTGCCGAATTCCTGA
- a CDS encoding sugar phosphate isomerase/epimerase family protein encodes MKLAFSTLGVPGLPLADVLRLASAHGYHGVELRAHPEEPVHPGLGGAERAAAAAEFKAAGIEVVGVAGYPRVCAPGPDEAVVAEIRALLDLARDLGAGFVRVFPGAEDAQSTEDADATAARRLGTAAEYAADVGVRILLETHDSHRTGAAAIRVLGLVGHRHVGSLWDVMHTWLGGEQPSESYAALSPYLGYVQVKDIASAADTTPLPLGAGVLPLSECVEVLSRHGWDGWLCWEYEKRWYESAAPLPDLLGAGHDHLARLLNESA; translated from the coding sequence ATGAAGCTGGCGTTCTCCACTCTCGGTGTCCCCGGTCTTCCCCTCGCCGATGTGCTGCGGCTCGCGTCCGCCCACGGCTATCACGGCGTCGAGCTGCGCGCCCACCCCGAGGAGCCGGTGCATCCGGGGCTCGGCGGGGCCGAACGGGCCGCGGCCGCCGCCGAGTTCAAGGCGGCCGGGATCGAGGTCGTCGGCGTCGCGGGCTACCCGCGGGTGTGTGCCCCGGGCCCCGACGAAGCCGTCGTCGCGGAGATCCGCGCCCTGCTCGACCTCGCCCGCGATCTCGGCGCCGGTTTCGTCCGCGTCTTCCCCGGCGCCGAGGACGCCCAGAGCACCGAGGACGCCGACGCCACCGCCGCCCGCAGGCTCGGCACCGCCGCCGAGTACGCCGCCGACGTCGGCGTACGGATCCTGCTGGAGACGCATGACTCGCACCGCACCGGAGCCGCCGCGATCCGGGTACTGGGCCTGGTCGGGCACCGGCACGTGGGCTCGCTGTGGGACGTGATGCACACCTGGCTGGGCGGCGAGCAGCCCTCGGAGTCGTACGCGGCCCTCTCCCCCTACCTCGGCTATGTCCAGGTCAAGGACATCGCCTCGGCCGCCGACACCACCCCGCTGCCGCTGGGCGCCGGGGTGCTGCCGCTCTCCGAGTGCGTGGAGGTACTCTCCCGGCACGGCTGGGACGGCTGGCTGTGCTGGGAGTACGAGAAGCGCTGGTACGAGTCCGCGGCACCGCTGCCGGATCTGCTGGGCGCCGGGCACGACCATCTGGCGCGGCTGCTCAACGAGTCGGCATAG
- a CDS encoding RBBP9/YdeN family alpha/beta hydrolase, with amino-acid sequence MTSYLILHGWQNHRPEGHWQHWLADRLTGLGHQVTYPQLPDADDPELDVWLGELARHLPGQQVVLAHSLSAVLWLHAAARALPGLGDVDRVLLVAPPSGSVLSRHPEVAAFAPPASDFTLPGPTRLVAGEDDPYCPEGARTLFAEPLGIPCDILPGAAHLDLDAGYGPWPAVLDWCLDPNQRLTPA; translated from the coding sequence ATGACCTCGTACCTCATCCTCCACGGCTGGCAGAACCACCGCCCCGAAGGCCACTGGCAGCACTGGCTCGCCGACCGGCTCACCGGGCTCGGCCATCAGGTGACCTACCCGCAACTCCCCGACGCCGACGATCCCGAACTTGACGTCTGGCTGGGGGAGTTGGCCCGGCATCTGCCCGGACAGCAGGTCGTCCTCGCCCACAGCCTCTCCGCCGTGCTGTGGCTGCACGCGGCCGCCCGCGCGCTGCCCGGACTCGGGGACGTGGACCGGGTCCTGCTGGTCGCCCCGCCTTCCGGGTCCGTGCTGAGCCGTCACCCCGAGGTCGCCGCCTTCGCCCCGCCCGCCTCGGACTTCACGCTGCCGGGGCCGACCCGCCTGGTCGCGGGCGAGGACGACCCGTACTGCCCGGAGGGCGCCCGCACCCTGTTCGCCGAGCCGCTCGGCATCCCCTGCGACATCCTCCCCGGCGCCGCCCACCTGGACCTGGACGCCGGTTACGGCCCCTGGCCCGCGGTGCTGGACTGGTGCCTGGACCCCAATCAGCGGCTCACTCCGGCGTAG